A stretch of Arachis hypogaea cultivar Tifrunner chromosome 15, arahy.Tifrunner.gnm2.J5K5, whole genome shotgun sequence DNA encodes these proteins:
- the LOC140173159 gene encoding uncharacterized protein, which produces MLSSSTSRITFIFRHSLLQIPNFVSFPSSSSLHSHSEPPSLREVDEAVDSFTRMLSMRRTPPIIQFNKILGSLSKTKHFHARFPFFSNCRMDYQPNTVTLTTILKKQCAFMTDCWLMDFTLMLCKTGHTSAAIQVLRKIPRYGIAPDVFMYSAIIDSLCKDTLVSQAFHLFSEMLAKGISPDVITYNTLIYGLCLAGQLKEAIDFLSDMVLRNITPNVYTYNTLIDGLCKEGKIKDAKNVLAVMAKRDVKPDVVTYNSLMDGYCLVNQVNKAKYVFNTMAQSRVSLDAQSYNIMINGLCKSKMVDEALNLFEEMRHKYLVPNTVTYTTLIDGLSKSKRISCALELLVKMHERGQPTNVVTYNSLLDGMFNIKRVEKALMLFKEMKESGIDPDIYIHTTYL; this is translated from the exons ATGTTGTCATCCTCAACCTCAAGGATCACTTTCATTTTTAGGCATTCTCTTCTCCAAATCCCTAATTTTGTTTCCTTCCCTTCCTCTTCATCCCTTCACTCTCATTCTGAGCCCCCATCCCTTCGTGAAGTTGATGAAGCTGTTGATTCCTTCACTCGCATGCTCTCTATGCGTCGTACTCCTCCCATCATCCAATTTAACAAGATTTTGGGATCTCTTTCCAAGACGAAGCATTTCCACGCCCGGTTTCCCTTTTTCAGCAATTGCAG AATGGATTATCAACCTAATACGGTAACATTGACAACAATCCTGAAAAAGCAGTGCGCTTTCATGACAGACTGCTGGCTCATGGATTTCACTTTAATGCTCTGTAAGACCGGACACACATCAGCTGCTATTCAAGTGTTGAGAAAGATCCCACGGTATGGCATTGCTCCTGATGTCTTCATGTACAGCGCAATTATTGATAGCCTCTGCAAGGATACACTTGTAAGTCAGGCTTTTCATTTATTCTCTGAAATGCTTGCTAAGGGAATTTCTCCCGATGTTATCACCTACAACACTCTCATTTATGGATTGTGCCTTGCTGGTCAACTCAAGGAAGCCATTGATTTTTTAAGTGACATGGTGCTTAGGAACATTACTCCAAATGTTTATACCTATAATACTTTGATTGATGGGCTATGCAAGGAAGGAAAGATCAAAGATGCTAAGAATGTATTGGCTGTAATGGCAAAACGTGATGTGAAACCAGATGTAGTTACTTATAACAGCCTAATGGATGGATATTGTTTGGTTAATCAGGTGAATAAGGCAAAATATGTATTCAACACAATGGCCCAAAGTAGAGTGTCACTTGATGCTCAAAGTTACAATATCATGATTAATGGCTTGTGCAAAAGTAAAATGGTCGATGAAGCCTTGAATCTCTTTGAAGAAATGCGTCATAAGTACTTGGTTCCAAACACGGTAACTTACACCACTCTTATTGATGGCttgagcaaatcaaagagaatctCTTGTGCTTTGGAGCTTCTTGTCAAGATGCATGAAAGAGGTCAACCCACTAATGTTGTCACTTACAATTCCTTGTTGGATGGGATGTTCAATATCAAACGAGTTGAAAAGGCACTTATGTTATTCAAGGAAATGAAAGAGAGTGGCATTGATCcagatatatatatacatacaacatactTATAG